One window from the genome of Oryctolagus cuniculus chromosome 1, mOryCun1.1, whole genome shotgun sequence encodes:
- the CCIN gene encoding calicin: protein MKLEFTEKNYNSFVLQNLNKQRKRKEYWDMALTVDHHVFFAHRNVLAAVSPLVKNLISSNDMKTTDELFITIDPNYLSPTTVDQLLDYFYSGKVVISEQNVEELLRGAQYFNTPRLRIHCNDFLIKSIRRANCLRYLFLAELFELKEVSDLAYSGIRDNFHYWASPEGSLHFMRCPPVIFGRLLRDENLHVLNEDQALSALINWVHFRKDEREKYFKKFFNYINLNAVSNKTLMFASNKLMCMDNSSAHATLIESVLMDRKQERPCSLLSYQRKGALLDSVVILGGQKAHGKFNDGVFAYIIQENLWLKLSEMPYRAAALSATAAGRYIYISGGTTEQISGLKTAWRYDMDDNSWTKLPDLPIGLVFHTMVTCGGTVYSVGGSIAPRRYVSNIYRYDERKEAWCLAGKMSIPMDGTAVIARGDRHLYIVTGRCLVKGYISRVGVVDCFDTNTGDVVQCITFPIEFNHRPLLSFHQDNILCVHSHRQSVEINLQKIKANKTTTSVPLLPNNCPLDVSHAICSIGDSRVFVCGGVTTANDVQTKDYTINPNAYLLDQKIGEWKTLAPPPEALDCPACCLAKLPCKILQRI from the coding sequence ATGAAACTGGAATTCACCGAGAAAAACTACAACAGCTTCGTGCTGCAGAACCTGAACAAACAGAGGAAACGCAAAGAGTACTGGGACATGGCCCTGACCGTGGACCACCATGTCTTCTTTGCACATCGCAACGTGCTGGCTGCTGTCTCCCCACTGGTGAAGAACCTCATCTCCAGCAACGACATGAAGACCACCGATGAGCTCTTCATCACCATCGACCCCAACTACCTGAGTCCCACCACGGTGGACCAGCTCTTGGACTACTTCTACAGTGGCAAGGTGGTCATCTCAGAGCAGAACGTGGAGGAGCTGCTGCGGGGGGCCCAGTATTTCAACACCCCGCGCCTCCGAATTCACTGCAATGACTTCCTCATTAAGTCCATCCGCCGTGCCAACTGCTTGCGCTACCTCTTCTTGGCTGAGCTGTTTGAGCTCAAAGAGGTGTCAGACTTGGCTTATTCGGGCATTCGCGACAACTTCCACTACTGGGCCAGTCCCGAGGGCTCCCTGCACTTCATGCGCTGCCCACCTGTCATCTTCGGCCGCCTGCTCCGGGATGAAAACCTTCACGTGCTCAACGAGGACCAGGCCCTCAGCGCACTCATCAACTGGGTGCACTTCCGGAAGGACGAGCGCGAGAAGTATTTCAAGAAGTTCTTCAATTACATCAATCTCAACGCGGTCTCCAACAAGACGCTCATGTTTGCCAGCAACAAGCTGATGTGCATGGACAACAGCTCAGCCCACGCCACCCTGATCGAGAGTGTCTTGATGGACCGCAAGCAAGAGCGGCCGTGCAGCCTGCTGAGCTACCAGCGGAAGGGGGCCCTGCTTGATTCGGTGGTCATTCTCGGTGGTCAGAAGGCCCACGGCAAGTTCAACGATGGCGTGTTTGCCTATATCATCCAAGAGAACCTGTGGCTGAAGCTCTCAGAGATGCCCTACCGAGCAGCAGCCTTGAGCGCCACAGCTGCCGGTCGCTACATCTACATCTCTGGTGGCACCACGGAGCAGATTTCAGGGCTCAAAACAGCCTGGCGATATGACATGGACGACAATTCCTGGACCAAGTTGCCTGATCTGCCGATAGGGCTTGTCTTCCACACTATGGTGACCTGTGGGGGGACAGTGTACTCAGTAGGTGGGAGCATTGCCCCGAGGCGGTATGTCTCCAACATCTATCGCTATGATGAGCGCAAGGAGGCCTGGTGCCTGGCAGGGAAGATGAGCATCCCTATGGATGGCACAGCGGTGATCGCCAGGGGGGACCGACACTTGTACATTGTCACCGGCCGGTGCTTGGTTAAGGGCTACATCTCCCGGGTCGGCGTAGTGGACTGCTTCGACACCAACACTGGGGACGTGGTCCAGTGTATCACCTTCCCCATTGAGTTCAACCACCGGCCCCTGCTTTCTTTCCATCAGGATAACATCCTCTGTGTGCACAGCCACCGGCAGAGTGTGGAAATCAACCTGCAGAAGATCAAGGCCAACAAGACAACCACCTCAGTGCCTCTCTTGCCCAACAACTGCCCCTTGGATGTGTCCCATGCTATCTGCTCCATTGGAGACAGCAGGGTGTTCGTATGTGGGGGTGTCACCACAGCCAACGATGTCCAGACAAAGGACTACACCATCAATCCAAACGCCTACTTGCTGGACCAAAAGATAGGCGAGTGGAAGACCCTGGCCCCCCCACCAGAGGCACTGGACTGTCCTGCCTGCTGTCTAGCCAAGCTTCCTTGCAAGATTCTTCAAAGGATTTAA